One part of the Paroedura picta isolate Pp20150507F chromosome 5, Ppicta_v3.0, whole genome shotgun sequence genome encodes these proteins:
- the MGP gene encoding matrix Gla protein, translating into MRTLIILAFLAVLMAAAFCYESHESMESHEFASPFINRRNAYNFMRTVPKRNSIIQERIRERNKTPQERQREICEDYNPCERYAMRHGYAAAYRRFFGPRKG; encoded by the exons ATGCGGACCCTCATCATTCTTGCTTTCCTGGCCGTCCTGATGGCAGCAGCTTTCTGCTATg aGTCCCATGAGAGTATGGAATCACATGAATTTGCAA GTCCTTTTATTAACCGAAGAAATGCCTACAACTTCATGAGGACTGTGCCCAAAAGGAATTCTATTATTCAAGAAAG GATCAGAGAACGCAACAAGACCCCCCAGGAACGTCAGCGGGAGATTTGCGAGGACTACAATCCTTGTGAGCGTTATGCGATGCGCCACGGCTATGCTGCTGCGTACAGGCGTTTCTTTGGACCAAGAAAGGGCTAA